From a single Alkalibacter saccharofermentans DSM 14828 genomic region:
- a CDS encoding M48 family metallopeptidase: MKKILNINGRTVEYELIRRKRKTVELKLDPEKGLVVIAPNVASIKAVEELISKKSKWIFDKIDYMEKKKEKRQVRKFETGEKFMFLGCEYALEVIETDLNAARLQLVEGRFLLEHPGCETSLLKEIFAGWYKKCAQKILIESVDKHSIYFDVAPKQIKAKEQKRIWGSCTHDNKLLFNWRLVMAPKWVIDYVVVHEMCHMVHKNHSKDFWGLVEKIYPRFKDAKDWLKENSLALDIVH; encoded by the coding sequence ATGAAGAAAATATTAAATATAAATGGTCGTACCGTGGAATATGAATTGATCAGGCGAAAAAGAAAGACTGTTGAGTTGAAGCTGGATCCCGAAAAAGGTCTTGTGGTCATCGCGCCAAATGTTGCATCCATAAAAGCTGTAGAAGAACTGATATCTAAAAAAAGCAAATGGATATTTGATAAAATCGATTATATGGAGAAAAAGAAGGAAAAACGACAGGTTAGAAAATTTGAAACTGGAGAGAAATTCATGTTTCTAGGTTGTGAATATGCTTTGGAGGTAATTGAAACTGATTTAAATGCTGCCAGACTTCAACTGGTAGAAGGTCGATTTTTATTGGAACACCCAGGATGTGAAACTAGCTTGCTAAAAGAAATTTTTGCGGGATGGTATAAAAAATGCGCTCAAAAAATTCTGATTGAAAGTGTGGATAAGCATTCCATTTACTTTGATGTGGCACCAAAGCAAATAAAGGCAAAGGAACAGAAAAGAATCTGGGGTAGTTGTACCCATGATAACAAGCTTTTGTTCAACTGGAGGCTTGTAATGGCTCCAAAATGGGTCATTGATTACGTAGTGGTCCATGAAATGTGCCATATGGTTCATAAAAACCATTCAAAAGATTTTTGGGGCTTGGTGGAGAAAATTTATCCCAGGTTCAAAGACGCAAAAGATTGGCTTAAGGAAAATTCCTTGGCGCTGGACATCGTCCACTGA
- a CDS encoding putative manganese-dependent inorganic diphosphatase, which translates to MSEIMIFGHKNPDTDSVTSAIVMSKFKNKIGFNTKPFILDEMSKESKYVLDYFGVEEPEILDNVKIQMKDLNYDRVKAFTHDNSIYDAYLHMGKNRVRTLPVVDDIGKLSGILTMKDIAMSLINSDQRRIETTFDNILEGMKGRVINKCADDLSGDVMVTAFHLDTIEEMQLFTENSIVIVGDRFDIIKFAIEKKVKLIIVTGKAELDEKITRAAKDNRVNMILTKFDTYEATKTIFLTNFVKNIMVKENILSFSEEDYLDDCRDIIKDSDHSKFPLVGKNGKYLGIVSRSHIISPAKKRVILVDHNEYAQSAEGIFEADILEVVDHHKIGDISTTLPIAFRNQPVGSTNTILYNMFREAGIEMEKEEAGLMLSGIVSDTLLLKSPTTTENDIEAVENLVKVTGIDLNDFAMEMFKKGTDISGKSVEEVFFSDYKEFVLEGMKTGISQVFTLNIDAISENVEEYLSFINNLNKNRNHYLTLCIITDIIKQGSYILYNANNKSIDSIFEKEMYQGIFIDGWVSRKKQIIPVISEGIKKIINK; encoded by the coding sequence ATGAGTGAGATAATGATTTTTGGACACAAAAATCCGGATACAGACAGCGTAACTTCGGCTATAGTGATGTCTAAATTTAAAAACAAGATTGGTTTCAACACTAAACCGTTTATTTTAGATGAAATGAGCAAGGAAAGCAAATACGTATTGGATTACTTTGGTGTTGAAGAACCCGAAATTCTTGATAATGTAAAAATACAAATGAAAGACTTGAATTATGACAGAGTAAAAGCCTTTACACACGATAATTCCATATATGATGCGTATTTGCATATGGGAAAAAACAGAGTAAGGACTTTGCCGGTGGTTGACGACATCGGAAAATTATCCGGCATATTAACCATGAAGGATATAGCCATGAGCCTGATAAACAGCGATCAAAGAAGGATAGAAACCACATTTGACAACATACTAGAGGGAATGAAGGGTCGTGTCATCAATAAGTGTGCAGATGATTTAAGTGGTGATGTCATGGTTACTGCATTTCATTTGGATACAATTGAAGAGATGCAGCTATTTACCGAAAATTCCATAGTCATCGTAGGCGACAGATTTGATATTATAAAATTTGCCATAGAGAAAAAGGTCAAGCTGATAATAGTTACCGGTAAAGCAGAATTAGACGAGAAGATAACAAGGGCGGCTAAAGATAACCGTGTGAATATGATATTGACAAAGTTTGATACGTATGAGGCCACTAAAACGATATTTTTGACAAATTTCGTTAAGAACATAATGGTAAAAGAGAATATACTGTCTTTTTCGGAAGAAGATTATCTGGATGATTGTAGGGACATAATAAAAGATTCAGACCATTCCAAATTCCCCCTAGTGGGCAAAAATGGCAAATATTTAGGCATAGTTAGCAGAAGCCACATAATCAGCCCTGCAAAGAAGAGGGTAATTCTAGTTGATCACAATGAATATGCCCAAAGTGCAGAGGGGATTTTCGAAGCAGATATTTTGGAAGTCGTCGATCACCACAAAATAGGGGATATATCGACTACCCTCCCGATCGCATTTCGAAATCAACCGGTAGGCAGCACCAACACAATTCTTTACAATATGTTCAGAGAAGCTGGCATAGAAATGGAAAAGGAAGAAGCGGGGTTGATGCTTTCGGGGATAGTGTCAGATACCTTGTTGTTAAAGTCACCCACAACTACGGAAAATGATATCGAAGCAGTTGAAAATCTGGTTAAAGTTACAGGGATAGACTTAAATGATTTTGCTATGGAAATGTTTAAAAAAGGAACGGACATATCAGGTAAATCTGTTGAAGAAGTCTTCTTCTCTGATTACAAGGAATTTGTTTTAGAGGGCATGAAAACAGGTATTTCCCAAGTATTTACCTTGAACATAGATGCCATTAGCGAAAATGTCGAAGAGTATCTGTCGTTTATAAACAACCTAAACAAAAACAGAAATCACTATCTGACCTTGTGCATAATAACCGACATTATAAAGCAAGGCTCGTATATACTTTATAATGCCAACAATAAGTCCATAGATAGTATATTTGAAAAAGAGATGTATCAAGGCATCTTCATCGATGGATGGGTATCGAGAAAGAAACAGATTATACCGGTTATAAGTGAAGGTATAAAGAAAATCATCAATAAGTAA
- the ndk gene encoding nucleoside-diphosphate kinase — MAVEKTLVILKPDAVKRRLVGEIISAIENKDLSITYMEIKDLSDEDLNYHYHEHIDKPYFPSLMEYMQSGSVVILVVEGENAIKVTRKLSGSTDPLDAESGSIRGKYAISKTKNIIHASDSEKSAVRETSFFVEGKKE; from the coding sequence ATGGCAGTAGAAAAGACTTTGGTTATACTGAAGCCTGATGCAGTCAAAAGAAGGCTTGTAGGAGAAATAATATCCGCTATAGAAAATAAAGATCTTTCAATAACTTACATGGAAATCAAGGATTTGAGTGATGAAGATTTAAATTATCACTATCATGAACACATTGACAAGCCATATTTTCCATCTTTGATGGAGTACATGCAAAGCGGATCTGTTGTCATATTGGTCGTTGAAGGAGAAAATGCCATAAAAGTCACAAGAAAGCTCTCGGGATCTACAGATCCCTTGGATGCTGAGTCAGGTTCCATTAGGGGTAAGTATGCCATCAGCAAAACAAAAAATATAATACATGCTTCTGACAGCGAGAAAAGTGCTGTAAGGGAAACAAGCTTCTTTGTTGAAGGTAAAAAAGAGTAA